A single window of Granulicella mallensis MP5ACTX8 DNA harbors:
- a CDS encoding cellulose synthase family protein, with product MTRLASVPRSARSSFLISHLKAFAFFLASPHGLGYYWRSHYTSQIYNFHGEYRWNVFDVALLIPYFIVMIILAFYGIHRYQLVWLYYRNRRNASHSTEPVARFEESELPFVTIQLPIYNEQFVIDRLIDACCRLDYPRDRFEIQLLDDSTDETTGVARGIVARYAAGTEGLEPQPVHYLHRTNRYGYKAGALEEGLKVAKGELIAIFDADFVPPPQWLMQVIHHFAEPGIGMVQTRWTHLNRNYSFLTQVEAILLDGHFVLEHGGRSRAGVFFNFNGTAGMWRRGAIEEAGGWQHDTLTEDTDLSYRAQLKGWKFKYLQDVECPAELPIEMTAFKTQQARWAKGLIQTSKKILPTIFRSDAPFHTKLEAFYHLTANISYPLMIVLSTLLMPAMIIRSWQGPLQMILIDLPLFMASTMSVSSFYLVSQKELFPRTWYKTFLYLPFLMSLGVGLTITNTKAVLEALFGIKSAFARTPKYRVEKKGEKSQARKYRKRLGIIPWIELAIGCYFAGTVWYAFSTENYFTVPFLLLFVLGYWYTGLLSLFQGLFERRGTQGSEIHEKPYPVGI from the coding sequence ATGACTCGCTTAGCGTCTGTACCTCGCTCGGCCCGGAGTTCCTTTCTGATCAGTCATCTCAAAGCGTTTGCGTTTTTCCTCGCCAGTCCCCATGGCCTGGGCTATTACTGGCGTTCCCACTACACGAGCCAGATCTATAACTTCCATGGGGAGTACCGCTGGAACGTCTTCGACGTCGCCCTGCTCATCCCGTACTTCATCGTGATGATCATCCTGGCGTTCTATGGCATCCATCGCTATCAGCTCGTCTGGCTCTATTACCGCAACCGCCGCAATGCCTCTCACTCCACCGAGCCGGTCGCCCGCTTCGAGGAGTCCGAGCTGCCCTTTGTCACCATTCAGCTCCCGATCTATAACGAGCAGTTCGTCATCGACCGCCTGATCGACGCCTGCTGCCGCCTCGACTATCCGCGCGACCGCTTCGAGATCCAGCTCCTCGACGACTCCACCGACGAGACCACCGGCGTCGCACGAGGCATCGTCGCCCGCTATGCCGCCGGGACGGAAGGCCTCGAACCACAGCCAGTCCATTACCTCCACCGCACCAATCGCTACGGCTATAAGGCCGGGGCCCTGGAAGAAGGTCTGAAGGTAGCCAAAGGCGAGCTGATCGCCATCTTCGACGCCGACTTCGTGCCGCCGCCTCAATGGTTGATGCAGGTGATCCATCACTTCGCCGAACCCGGCATCGGCATGGTGCAGACGCGCTGGACGCACCTCAATCGCAACTACTCGTTCCTCACCCAGGTCGAGGCCATCCTGCTCGACGGCCATTTTGTGCTCGAACATGGCGGCCGCTCCCGCGCAGGAGTCTTCTTCAATTTCAACGGCACGGCCGGAATGTGGCGTCGCGGGGCCATTGAAGAAGCCGGTGGCTGGCAGCACGATACGCTCACCGAGGACACGGATCTCAGCTATCGGGCACAGCTCAAAGGCTGGAAGTTCAAGTACTTGCAGGACGTCGAATGCCCCGCCGAACTGCCCATCGAGATGACCGCCTTCAAGACCCAGCAGGCACGCTGGGCCAAGGGCCTCATCCAGACCAGCAAGAAGATTCTGCCTACGATCTTCCGCTCGGACGCTCCGTTCCACACCAAGCTCGAGGCCTTCTACCATCTCACCGCCAACATCAGCTATCCGTTGATGATCGTGCTTTCCACCCTGCTGATGCCTGCCATGATCATTCGTTCCTGGCAGGGTCCCTTGCAGATGATCCTGATCGACCTGCCGCTGTTCATGGCCTCGACGATGTCGGTTTCGAGCTTCTACCTGGTTAGCCAGAAAGAACTCTTTCCGCGCACCTGGTACAAGACGTTTCTCTACCTTCCCTTCCTGATGTCTCTGGGAGTCGGTCTCACGATCACCAACACCAAGGCCGTACTCGAAGCGCTCTTCGGCATCAAGAGCGCGTTCGCGCGTACCCCGAAGTATCGCGTTGAGAAAAAAGGCGAGAAGTCACAGGCGAGGAAGTATCGGAAGCGGCTGGGCATCATCCCCTGGATCGAGCTGGCGATCGGCTGCTACTTCGCCGGGACGGTCTGGTATGCCTTCAGCACGGAAAACTACTTCACGGTGCCGTTTCTTCTGCTCTTCGTTCTGGGCTACTGGTACACCGGCCTGCTGAGCCTCTTCCAGGGACTCTTTGAACGCAGGGGCACACAGGGCAGCGAGATCCACGAGAAACCCTATCCCGTGGGGATTTAG
- a CDS encoding YggS family pyridoxal phosphate-dependent enzyme yields the protein MSIASNIERLRNEVADACARANRRAEDVALMAVSKMHPAEAILEAHAAGQRLFGENRVQEAQAKSAQIAQLEGLDLHLIGPLQNNKTAKAAEIFHAIDAVDSLKTAERLNSAAQALGKTLPLLIEVKLSHEETKHGLAPEELPAFLDGLQPFSFLKPQGLMTVPPWSDDPETARPYFQHLRRLRDENVAQHPNLTQLSMGMSHDFRVAIEEGSTTVRIGTAIFGKRSYV from the coding sequence ATGTCCATAGCCTCAAACATCGAACGGCTCCGTAACGAAGTAGCGGACGCCTGCGCCCGTGCGAATCGTCGTGCAGAAGACGTCGCCCTGATGGCCGTCAGCAAGATGCACCCCGCCGAGGCCATCCTCGAAGCCCACGCCGCAGGTCAGCGCCTGTTTGGCGAAAACCGCGTGCAGGAAGCCCAAGCCAAGTCTGCGCAAATTGCGCAGCTCGAAGGTCTCGACCTACACCTCATCGGTCCCCTGCAGAACAACAAGACAGCTAAGGCCGCCGAGATCTTCCACGCTATCGACGCGGTCGACTCGCTGAAGACCGCGGAGCGCCTCAACTCCGCCGCGCAGGCCCTCGGCAAGACCTTGCCGCTGCTCATCGAGGTCAAGCTCTCCCACGAAGAGACCAAACATGGTCTCGCTCCTGAAGAACTCCCAGCGTTTCTGGACGGGCTGCAACCATTCAGCTTTCTAAAACCCCAGGGATTGATGACCGTTCCCCCGTGGAGCGACGATCCCGAAACGGCACGCCCCTATTTCCAGCATCTGCGCAGGCTGCGCGACGAGAACGTTGCCCAGCATCCAAACCTCACACAGCTCTCCATGGGGATGTCCCACGATTTTCGCGTAGCTATTGAAGAGGGTTCCACCACAGTGCGCATCGGCACCGCGATCTTCGGCAAACGGAGCTACGTGTGA
- a CDS encoding DUF167 domain-containing protein, with translation MILALRDTPGGCSLPVRVHPGAKQNAVTGTHDGSLKISLTTPPTDGRANTALIAFLSDRLNIPRAHIELLTGATSRSKTLRIAGLTSAEVEARLLTDLA, from the coding sequence GTGATTCTCGCGCTGCGGGATACGCCCGGTGGCTGTTCCCTGCCGGTACGAGTTCATCCGGGGGCCAAACAGAATGCCGTTACCGGCACACACGACGGCTCCCTCAAGATCTCGCTGACCACACCGCCCACCGACGGACGCGCCAACACCGCACTGATCGCCTTCTTGAGCGACCGCCTCAACATCCCGCGAGCCCATATCGAACTCCTCACCGGCGCAACCAGCCGGAGCAAGACGCTACGCATAGCGGGACTAACTTCCGCAGAGGTCGAAGCTCGTTTACTCACCGATCTCGCTTAG
- a CDS encoding glycoside hydrolase family 28 protein produces MRFAALMGVVALAVVPQAWGVAKTCDVRAFGAKGDGTTKDTVAIQKAIDTCAGYKKGGVVKLSGGIFLSGPISLKSNITLDIAEGATLLGSPDREDYPKVTFARQPTVQPLVGSVNAENITITGGGTIDGNGHIWWEYVHAVKEAGVLGNDHPRPMGLVFDHSKHIRVEGITVQNAGFWQIVPYYADDLVFRNLKILAPHSPNTDAIDPFSSSNIVIDHVFSSVGDDNVAIKSGAINSPGPDAPSKNITITDCTFENGHGLSIGSEIAGGVQNVHAERIHFKGTDQGIRIKANRDRGNDVSNISFKDIDMVDVKTAILITEYYPKAAPDGEVPSMPMGRLTPRFHDIAIENVHATGSGSAGTIVGLPESPVEGLSLKNVDLQAKTGLKIAYAKVAFDNVKVKADEGENLTVAPTATVVGK; encoded by the coding sequence ATGCGTTTTGCAGCATTGATGGGAGTGGTGGCACTGGCGGTTGTGCCGCAGGCATGGGGCGTGGCGAAGACCTGCGATGTACGTGCGTTTGGTGCTAAGGGCGATGGCACGACTAAGGATACGGTGGCCATCCAAAAGGCTATCGATACCTGTGCAGGCTATAAAAAGGGTGGCGTGGTGAAGCTCAGCGGCGGTATTTTTTTGAGCGGACCCATCTCACTGAAGTCGAATATTACGCTGGACATCGCTGAGGGTGCGACACTGCTTGGCTCGCCCGACCGTGAAGACTATCCCAAGGTGACGTTTGCGCGGCAACCGACGGTGCAGCCCCTGGTGGGCTCGGTGAACGCGGAGAACATCACCATCACCGGCGGCGGAACGATCGACGGCAACGGACATATCTGGTGGGAGTATGTGCATGCTGTGAAGGAAGCCGGCGTGCTGGGCAACGATCATCCGCGGCCGATGGGCCTGGTCTTCGACCACTCGAAGCACATCCGAGTCGAGGGAATCACCGTGCAGAATGCGGGCTTCTGGCAGATCGTGCCGTACTACGCGGACGATCTTGTCTTCCGCAACCTCAAGATCCTCGCTCCGCATTCGCCAAACACCGACGCGATTGATCCCTTCAGCTCGAGCAATATTGTGATCGATCATGTGTTCTCCTCGGTTGGCGATGACAACGTCGCGATCAAGTCTGGTGCTATCAACTCGCCCGGACCGGATGCCCCATCGAAGAACATTACGATCACCGACTGCACGTTCGAGAACGGCCACGGGCTCTCTATCGGCAGTGAGATCGCAGGCGGCGTGCAGAACGTTCACGCCGAGCGGATCCATTTCAAGGGCACGGACCAGGGAATTCGTATCAAGGCCAATCGCGACCGGGGCAACGATGTGAGCAATATCTCATTCAAGGACATCGACATGGTCGACGTGAAGACAGCGATCCTGATCACGGAGTATTACCCGAAGGCAGCACCGGACGGTGAGGTTCCGTCTATGCCGATGGGACGCCTGACGCCGCGCTTTCACGATATCGCGATCGAGAATGTGCATGCGACCGGGAGCGGGTCTGCGGGAACGATCGTAGGTTTGCCGGAGTCGCCTGTGGAAGGGCTGTCGTTGAAGAATGTCGATCTGCAAGCGAAGACTGGGCTGAAGATCGCCTATGCGAAGGTTGCGTTCGACAACGTGAAGGTCAAAGCGGACGAGGGTGAGAACCTGACCGTGGCACCGACGGCGACGGTCGTCGGGAAGTAA
- a CDS encoding DUF262 domain-containing protein, translating into MPYEIETEELPLEFEDESGDEDVPMSYDIATYPSDFTLSGISQMWKDGDISIPDFQREFVWNIKQASLLIDSFLRGLPVPPVFFYIGDDNKNLVIDGQQRILSVVYFIEGYFGPEGIQGKRQVFRLKGLGEKSPFWNRRFVDLGSTDQRKLKQAVLRAVNIKQLSPVGNSTSAYHIFERLNTGGTPLTSQEIRNCVFMGFFSNQLKAANKDKNWRLILGKAQIDRHQKDTEILLRVFALVGNVDSYEKPMKEFLNKAMKENQSGDSARVKRFMNRLPDVLEMIIKAHGPKPFHIRGPLNASALDSVLCVLFENYGKITQNHFKTGYLQLLKDKTFQRYTQKGTTDAKTVQDRVALVRKYLMP; encoded by the coding sequence ATGCCCTACGAAATAGAAACAGAAGAACTCCCCCTGGAGTTTGAGGACGAGTCAGGCGACGAAGATGTCCCGATGTCGTACGACATAGCGACCTATCCATCGGACTTCACACTGTCTGGCATATCGCAGATGTGGAAAGACGGAGATATTTCGATTCCAGATTTTCAACGAGAGTTCGTATGGAATATAAAACAGGCTTCACTTCTAATTGACTCTTTTTTACGAGGACTTCCAGTACCCCCTGTTTTCTTCTATATCGGCGACGACAACAAAAATCTGGTGATCGATGGACAGCAGAGAATTCTGAGTGTTGTCTACTTCATTGAAGGTTATTTCGGTCCCGAAGGGATTCAAGGAAAGCGTCAGGTTTTCCGCTTAAAAGGCCTCGGGGAGAAGAGCCCTTTTTGGAATAGGAGGTTTGTCGACCTCGGTAGTACCGACCAGCGCAAGCTAAAACAAGCAGTTTTGCGTGCGGTAAACATCAAACAGCTCTCACCGGTAGGTAATAGCACTAGCGCTTATCACATATTCGAACGATTGAACACTGGCGGGACGCCGCTTACATCGCAAGAGATTAGAAATTGCGTGTTCATGGGATTCTTTAGCAATCAATTAAAAGCTGCCAATAAGGATAAGAACTGGCGGCTTATCTTGGGTAAGGCTCAAATTGATCGTCACCAAAAGGACACCGAAATACTACTTCGAGTTTTCGCTTTGGTCGGAAATGTGGACTCCTATGAGAAGCCAATGAAGGAATTTCTCAACAAGGCGATGAAGGAAAACCAATCAGGGGATTCTGCCAGAGTTAAACGGTTCATGAATCGCCTACCAGATGTTCTCGAAATGATAATAAAAGCACATGGCCCTAAGCCTTTCCACATTAGAGGTCCCCTAAATGCTTCAGCCCTTGATTCCGTTTTGTGTGTCTTATTTGAAAACTACGGAAAGATCACCCAAAACCATTTCAAGACAGGCTACTTGCAGTTATTAAAGGACAAGACCTTTCAACGCTACACGCAGAAGGGCACAACCGACGCGAAGACCGTCCAAGACCGAGTCGCACTTGTGCGCAAATACCTAATGCCATAA
- a CDS encoding HEPN domain-containing protein: MPIIIRFDHADEIIAHFAALVTPTLDPLLSIKYAGFVAVAAVTVYEMAIKDIFMDFATKKHPVLGSITRETFDRINGRVKYKVIKEEYVPLFGNKYSTKFAKKIQQRSSEFLRLNRRDIISSYNNIVVWRNEFAHAGRVPVTATFQEVVRSYEDGKEVIKCLNSTMVR; encoded by the coding sequence ATGCCGATTATCATTCGATTTGATCATGCAGATGAGATTATCGCGCATTTTGCTGCGCTAGTAACACCCACACTTGATCCGTTACTCAGCATAAAATACGCTGGTTTTGTCGCAGTAGCAGCCGTTACAGTTTATGAAATGGCGATTAAAGATATCTTTATGGATTTCGCCACCAAAAAGCATCCCGTTTTAGGATCTATTACCCGCGAAACATTTGATAGGATCAATGGCCGCGTGAAGTACAAGGTGATTAAAGAGGAGTATGTACCCTTATTTGGAAATAAATATTCGACCAAGTTTGCAAAGAAAATTCAACAACGCTCAAGTGAGTTTTTAAGATTGAACAGGCGAGATATTATCTCGTCGTATAACAATATCGTAGTGTGGCGGAATGAATTTGCACATGCAGGACGAGTCCCGGTTACTGCCACTTTCCAAGAAGTGGTTAGATCGTATGAAGATGGCAAAGAAGTCATCAAGTGTTTGAATTCAACGATGGTTCGATGA
- a CDS encoding glycoside hydrolase family 127 protein — MRKFATPIFFLCSFLQAFPLAHAAAAPQKVQLKAVPLPFSSVRLTGGPLKRAQDLDAQYLLDLQPERMLARLRQRANLAPKAEGYGGWDGDGRQLTGHIAGHYLSAISMMYATTGDVRFKNRADDFVTELQNIQNAQGDGYIGALLDAKGVDGKVRFQDLSKGEIHSGGFDLNGLWSPWYVEHKLFAGLRDAYHLTGNRKALDVEIKFAGWAETIVGHLSDEQLQRMLATEFGGMNEVLADLYADTNDPRWLKLSDKFEHHAIVDPLSRGQDILAGKHANTQIPKMIGELARYVYTGDETDGKAAMFFFDEVSEHHSFATGGDGKNEYFGQPDKMNDMIDGRTAESCAAYNMIKMARDLFSLDPQARYADFIERADLNAILGGQDPEDGRVSYMVPVGRGVQHEYQDKFESFTCCVGSQMETHAFHAYGIYSESGNKLWVSQYDPTTVDWASQGMKLEMVTNLPMGDSAALKITSGKTKVFTIALRRPYWVGAGFSVKVNGETLQNTSTPDTYIEINRKWKVGDTVEIVLPKTLRKEALPDNPNRMAIMWGPLVLAGDLGPEVSRRHSGGQGGVAPEPAPALITAEQNVDGWLKPVAGKDGVFRTANVGLKQNIEFAPFYEMPRRRYAIYWDVFTPTDWANKSAAYQAEEASEKKLTAATIGFAQPGQMQSERDFAEKDEESSPVQLQGRYGRQGNNWFSYDLPVDPASPATLVVTYSNDARGRKGGFDVLVDGTKVGEQSMERRTPEQDIRFFDVKYPLPLNIVKGKQKITVRFQAKEGEAIPGVFGIRTVRVEGAQ; from the coding sequence ATGCGAAAGTTCGCTACTCCGATATTCTTTCTCTGCTCTTTTCTGCAAGCGTTTCCATTGGCTCATGCTGCGGCTGCTCCGCAAAAGGTTCAGCTCAAGGCTGTCCCTCTGCCATTCAGTAGTGTGCGGCTGACAGGCGGCCCACTGAAGAGGGCGCAAGACCTCGACGCCCAGTACCTCCTCGATCTTCAGCCCGAGCGCATGCTTGCCCGTCTGCGCCAGCGCGCCAATCTCGCCCCGAAGGCGGAAGGGTACGGTGGCTGGGACGGTGACGGCCGGCAGCTCACCGGACATATCGCAGGGCACTATCTCTCCGCTATCAGCATGATGTATGCGACCACAGGGGATGTGCGCTTCAAGAACCGCGCTGACGATTTCGTTACGGAGTTGCAGAACATCCAGAACGCGCAGGGAGACGGCTACATCGGCGCGCTGCTGGATGCAAAGGGTGTAGATGGCAAGGTTCGGTTTCAGGATCTGAGCAAGGGTGAGATCCACTCCGGAGGCTTCGATCTGAATGGCTTGTGGTCCCCCTGGTACGTCGAGCACAAACTCTTTGCCGGATTGCGCGATGCGTACCACCTCACGGGGAACCGCAAAGCGCTCGATGTCGAAATCAAGTTCGCCGGATGGGCAGAGACCATCGTGGGCCACCTCAGCGACGAGCAGCTTCAGCGCATGCTGGCAACCGAGTTCGGCGGCATGAACGAGGTGCTCGCGGATCTTTACGCCGACACCAACGATCCGCGCTGGCTTAAGCTTTCCGACAAGTTCGAACATCACGCCATCGTCGATCCTCTGTCGAGAGGGCAGGACATCCTTGCCGGCAAGCACGCCAACACGCAGATCCCGAAGATGATCGGAGAACTCGCGCGCTACGTCTACACAGGGGATGAAACCGACGGGAAGGCAGCGATGTTCTTCTTCGACGAGGTGTCCGAGCACCACAGCTTCGCCACCGGCGGAGATGGCAAGAATGAATATTTCGGACAGCCCGACAAGATGAATGACATGATCGACGGGCGCACCGCCGAGAGCTGCGCCGCCTACAACATGATCAAGATGGCGCGGGATCTTTTCTCGCTTGATCCTCAGGCCCGTTATGCAGACTTTATCGAACGCGCGGATCTCAACGCGATTCTCGGCGGACAGGATCCCGAAGACGGACGCGTCAGTTACATGGTTCCGGTCGGACGCGGCGTGCAGCACGAATATCAGGACAAGTTCGAAAGCTTTACCTGCTGTGTCGGATCGCAGATGGAGACCCACGCCTTTCATGCCTACGGGATTTACAGCGAATCCGGCAACAAGCTCTGGGTCAGCCAGTATGATCCGACCACGGTCGATTGGGCATCGCAAGGCATGAAGCTCGAGATGGTGACAAACCTGCCGATGGGCGATTCGGCGGCCTTGAAGATTACCTCCGGTAAGACAAAGGTGTTCACGATTGCGCTGCGGCGTCCGTACTGGGTCGGTGCCGGCTTTTCGGTGAAGGTGAACGGTGAGACATTGCAGAACACCTCCACGCCCGATACGTACATCGAGATCAACCGCAAATGGAAAGTGGGCGATACGGTCGAAATTGTGCTGCCCAAAACTCTGCGGAAAGAAGCTCTGCCAGACAATCCGAACCGTATGGCGATCATGTGGGGACCGCTGGTGCTGGCAGGCGACCTTGGGCCGGAGGTGAGCCGCAGACATTCCGGCGGCCAGGGCGGAGTTGCTCCCGAGCCTGCTCCCGCGCTCATCACAGCGGAGCAAAATGTCGATGGCTGGTTGAAGCCGGTTGCCGGCAAGGATGGAGTCTTCCGCACCGCCAACGTCGGGCTGAAGCAGAATATCGAATTTGCCCCGTTCTACGAGATGCCGCGCCGCCGGTACGCGATCTATTGGGACGTGTTTACACCTACCGATTGGGCCAATAAATCCGCCGCCTATCAAGCCGAAGAGGCGAGTGAGAAAAAGTTGACGGCGGCAACCATCGGCTTTGCTCAGCCTGGGCAAATGCAGTCAGAACGCGATTTTGCGGAAAAAGACGAAGAGAGCTCACCGGTACAGTTGCAGGGCCGTTACGGACGTCAAGGGAACAACTGGTTCTCGTACGACTTGCCGGTCGATCCCGCTTCTCCTGCGACCCTGGTCGTAACCTACAGCAACGATGCGCGAGGGCGCAAAGGCGGCTTCGACGTCCTGGTGGATGGCACGAAGGTCGGTGAGCAGTCGATGGAAAGACGAACCCCGGAGCAGGATATTCGCTTTTTTGACGTAAAGTATCCACTTCCGCTGAACATCGTGAAGGGCAAGCAGAAGATCACAGTGCGCTTCCAGGCGAAAGAAGGAGAGGCGATTCCCGGCGTCTTCGGCATCCGCACCGTGCGCGTTGAGGGTGCGCAATAG
- the guaA gene encoding glutamine-hydrolyzing GMP synthase, with translation MDTPQTSTIVILDFGSQYTQLIARRIREFNVFSVVLPCTTPLDKVLALQPKGIVLSGGPSSVYDDTAPKADPKVLETGLPVLGICYGLQFMTHHLGGKVVPAAAREYGHAEVELVDPTALFHGLPEKLEVWMSHGDHAETLAPGFRVTARTANAVASIADESRKMWAVQFHPEVAHTKQGMALLKNFAVDICGAKQDWTPEHFIATTVAKIREQVGETGHAICGLSGGVDSSVAAVLVARAIGDRLTCIFVNNGVLRKDEFAKVQKTMREELKLNVVAVDASERFLGKLAGVTDPEKKRKIIGNEFISVFDDEAKKIFEAEKSSGEEIAWLVQGTLYPDVIESASVHGPSHVIKSHHNVGGLPEDMKLKLIEPLRDLFKDEVRRIGRDLDMPEEILERQPFPGPGLAVRILGEVTPERVAILQEADAICVEEIKRAGLYRKVWQSFAVLLPVKSVGVMGDQRTYASTCAIRAVESEDGMTADWAALPYEVLRAISSRIVSEVRGINRVVYDITSKPPGTIEWE, from the coding sequence GTGGACACTCCTCAAACTTCAACCATCGTCATCCTCGATTTTGGATCGCAATACACCCAACTGATCGCGCGTCGCATCCGCGAGTTCAACGTCTTCTCCGTCGTGCTGCCCTGCACAACGCCTCTCGACAAGGTGCTGGCTCTCCAGCCGAAGGGCATCGTGCTCTCCGGTGGCCCGTCGAGCGTGTACGACGACACCGCCCCCAAGGCCGATCCCAAGGTGCTCGAAACCGGCCTGCCGGTGCTGGGCATCTGCTACGGACTCCAGTTCATGACCCATCATCTCGGCGGCAAGGTCGTTCCTGCTGCGGCCCGCGAGTATGGCCACGCCGAGGTCGAACTTGTCGATCCCACGGCGTTATTTCATGGCCTGCCGGAGAAGCTGGAAGTCTGGATGTCGCATGGCGATCACGCCGAGACGCTTGCGCCGGGCTTTCGCGTGACAGCGCGTACAGCCAACGCCGTAGCGAGCATCGCCGATGAGTCGCGCAAGATGTGGGCGGTACAGTTCCATCCCGAGGTCGCACACACCAAACAGGGCATGGCTCTGCTGAAGAACTTCGCCGTAGACATCTGCGGCGCGAAGCAGGACTGGACCCCCGAGCACTTCATCGCCACCACTGTCGCGAAGATTCGCGAGCAGGTCGGCGAGACAGGGCATGCTATCTGCGGTCTCAGCGGCGGTGTGGATTCGAGCGTTGCGGCGGTTCTGGTGGCGCGCGCGATTGGCGACAGACTGACATGCATCTTTGTGAACAACGGCGTGCTGCGCAAGGACGAGTTTGCGAAGGTACAGAAGACCATGCGCGAGGAGCTGAAGCTGAACGTCGTTGCGGTCGATGCGAGCGAGCGGTTCCTTGGCAAGTTGGCGGGTGTGACTGACCCCGAGAAGAAGCGCAAGATCATCGGCAACGAGTTCATCTCGGTGTTCGACGATGAAGCCAAGAAGATATTTGAAGCGGAGAAGTCCTCGGGCGAGGAGATTGCCTGGTTGGTGCAGGGGACGCTCTATCCTGACGTGATCGAATCGGCCAGTGTTCATGGGCCTTCGCACGTGATCAAGAGCCACCACAACGTTGGTGGCCTGCCGGAAGACATGAAGCTCAAGCTGATCGAGCCGCTGCGCGATCTCTTCAAGGATGAGGTCCGCCGCATCGGCCGCGATCTTGATATGCCGGAGGAGATCCTCGAGCGCCAACCCTTCCCGGGCCCCGGCCTCGCGGTGCGCATTCTTGGCGAGGTCACGCCGGAGCGTGTGGCCATCCTGCAGGAAGCAGACGCAATCTGTGTTGAGGAGATCAAGCGAGCGGGACTCTACCGTAAGGTATGGCAGAGCTTTGCGGTGCTGCTGCCGGTGAAATCGGTTGGCGTTATGGGCGACCAACGCACCTACGCCTCCACCTGCGCGATCCGCGCGGTGGAGAGCGAGGACGGCATGACCGCCGATTGGGCCGCTCTGCCGTATGAGGTGCTGCGTGCCATCTCCAGCCGCATCGTGAGCGAGGTGCGGGGGATTAACCGCGTGGTCTATGACATTACGTCGAAGCCGCCAGGGACGATTGAGTGGGAGTAA